DNA from Methylobacterium currus:
GGCATAATCGGGCACCAGGGCCCCGTCGGGGAGCGCGGGCCAGTAGCGGCGGATGGCGGCATAGAACAGGGCGCCGCGGCCGGGATCGACCTCGTAATCGGGCGCGTCGATCCACTCGACATCGGGGCCGAAGCGCATCCGGCCGGCGAGGTCGAGGGTGAGGTGGATGCCCAGCCCCCCCTCGACCGGGGCCGGGTAGATCAGCCGCGAGAAGGCCGGCCGGCCGGTGCAGCCGAAGTAATTGCCCTTGGCGAGCACCAGGCGCGGCACCCGGTCCGGCGGATAGCCCTCGGTCGCCCGGGCGAGCCCCTGCGCCCCGAAGCTCGCGGCATTCACCACGGCGTCGACCGTGATCTCCTCGTCGTCGCCGAACCGGGCGACCCAGCCCTCGGGCGCGCGGGTCAGGCGGGAGATCGGGGTGTTGAAGGCGAGCGCCCCGCCCGCCCCCTCGATGTCACCCTGGAGCGCCAGCATCAGGGCGTGGCTGTCGACGATGCCGGTCTCGGTCGAGAGGAGGGCCGCGTTGCAGGTCAGGTTCGGCTCGAGCCGCCGGGCTTGCGTGCCGTCGAGGAGCGACAGGCCCTCGACGCCGTTCTCGACCCCTTGCGCATGGATCGCCGCGATCTTGGCGCCCTCGGGCTCGGTCGCCGCGACGATCAGCTTACCGAT
Protein-coding regions in this window:
- a CDS encoding NAD(P)/FAD-dependent oxidoreductase — its product is MMVLVVGAGVVGLAIGRELALRGHEVIVAEAEGGIGTGVSSRNSEVIHAGMYYPTGSARARHCVEGRRRLYAFCQSHGVPHAKIGKLIVAATEPEGAKIAAIHAQGVENGVEGLSLLDGTQARRLEPNLTCNAALLSTETGIVDSHALMLALQGDIEGAGGALAFNTPISRLTRAPEGWVARFGDDEEITVDAVVNAASFGAQGLARATEGYPPDRVPRLVLAKGNYFGCTGRPAFSRLIYPAPVEGGLGIHLTLDLAGRMRFGPDVEWIDAPDYEVDPGRGALFYAAIRRYWPALPDGALVPDYAGIRPKLSGPGEGAADFLIDGPAEHGLPGLVHLFGIESPGLTSSLSLAEDVADRLGA